The Onychomys torridus chromosome X, mOncTor1.1, whole genome shotgun sequence genomic interval GAAGGCGGAGTTGGAGGATCTTTTGGTTCCTCTTTCCCCAGCATGAATTAAGACTAAGGTAAATGGTGTCAGCAGGACTCTACTATTTCTTTGATGCCTTACCTTGAGGCTCTCTAGTCAATGAAGTTGAGGATGGGAAGAAGTGAATCACTGCAGCCTCTTAGTGAGGAGTAGGGGGCTATAGAACTGGATGGGTCTGAGACTCTCTCAAAGCACACGCAAATGATCCAGTGTCCCTGTGTCTTCATTTGCCCAGCTGTAAGAAGGAGGCCTGCCCCAAATCTCAGAGGGTTACTGTGGGGATCAAATGATGTGAAGCAGGGAAAGTGCCAGTGCATGCTCAAGTCCTTCTTGTTGTTGGTATTTCTTTGGTCACTGTTCCAATTGTGACGGAGCCACAAAGCCATGAGAGTGATGATTTCTTTGACATTGCCCCAAACTATCCAGTCTTCTTTTTAGGGCATGATCAGGCTATGGGGATATGTTAATCTTATGTGATTGTCTGCATAGATCTACAGCTTGTGTGTCAAAGCACCCCTTTTTGGCTGTTTATGGAAGCAGGTCAGAGAGGTGAAGCTATGGGAGTAACCAGCCCCCTCTCAGGCCAACAGGGAAACCTGAATTTTCTGCACATCGACTGTAGGACTAAACTTCCTTGATTTCTAGTCTAGGATGTCAGACAAACAACAACTACATGCATCCTCAGTGATACCAAAGACCATGCAACCTCAAAAAAAACGGCGAAGAGGCAAAAAGATACAGTGTTACCACCACAGCTGCCCTATTTTAGCTACAACTTTTGCTCATCTTAGAAAGCTGGTACAATGAGAGCAATAACACTGTTTAAGACCCAAGGCTCGTAAAGTCTTGCATATCACAGGCAGTTTAAAGGTTTGTACAGGTAAAGGTCAGTGCCACTCATGCACCTACTAAGTGACCAATACTGTAGTGGTGGCTGTTATTAATAgtgataatgatgataaaattAAGCAAAGTTTTACTTTGTGGAATGCTATTCTTAGTCATTGATCAGATTAATGTGCTACTTTTCCTGAGAAAGACATTCAAGGGTATCACAGTAAAATCTGGGTTAAACCATTGCTGAGTTTCAATGAGCATTAGGAACTAATAATTATCATGGAGTAAATGGCTCTCTGTTCCTTGCCTACCAGTACCTGGGTTGACTTTTGACTTCTGTAGTGGAAAAGCATAGGCAAAGAACCGGAACTTCTTGTAGTTGGCCAGAAGGTGGTGCTGCTGActcatttgagacagggcttctgtggCTCTGGAGCCTGCTGTTGACATTTACAAACACAGAGGCTgtgctgtgtaactgggtgggTTGGTTTAAAAAGTACAGAGTTTGAAGGGAAAAGTTGCTTCAGCTTTGGGGACATTTGCTATATGGTTTCTTCAAACTGGTAAAATAACTTTCAAACATGACAACTCATAAAAGTGGGTCTCTATGAATTATTGGAATATATTCCTGAAATTGGCTTTTGACCTTTAAACTTCGTTCTCATCTACAGATTTCCCTGATTTGTGGACTTCACCAGGGCCCCGATGCCAACACGTTAGAGTTTCTGTCCACCCTGTCCTGTAGCCATGGCAGATATGTCAATACCGTTACATTCATTACGATTCAACAATATGATGAGGGAGGAAAGTGGCGACCCCCAAAATGGGGGAGCAACTTTCTCTAGACCAATAGCAGAGACCAGAGCAGAGGTGCAGCTCCTGCATTCTCAATTGCAGTTGCCTATTGCCTCAGCTTCAGCCTCAGATCCTGGAGGGACATCTACACAGCTGATGACATCCCCAGCCTTTGACAGTCTGTCCACCACACCTGTCATGGGAGCACCACACTCTGGAACACTGTCCCCACAGCTGATGTCAGCCTCAGACTCTGGGACACTGTCTCCACTGCTAATGACAGCCTCAGATTCGGGAACACTGTCCCCACTTCTAATGCCAGTCTCAGACTCTGGGGCACTGTCCCCACTGTTAATGCCAGCCTCAGATTCTGGGACACTGTCCCCACTGTTGTCTACTTCAGACTATGGGTTAATGTCTCCAGGGATGCTGTCAATTCCTGACTTTGGGACAATGTCTGCGGCACTAATGGCAGCACCAGATTCTGCAGAGATCTCACCACTGACGATGCCAGTTCCATCGTCTGGAATGATATCTGCACCTGTAATGAGTACTTCGTCCTCTGAGGCATCATTAATGCTAGGATCAGATCCTGGTGAGATATCCCCACTCCTGATTCCAGATATGAACCCTGGAGTAGCATCCACACCACCAATGACAGCTCCAGGCTCCGAAGCAATGTCCCCATTGCAAATTACAGATGAGGACACCGAAGCAATGTCCAAAGTGCTAATGACTGCTCTAGCTTCTGGAGATATATCATCACTGCTAATGTCAGGCACAGACTCTGAAGTGATATCCTCTCTGATAATGTCAGCCCTAGCTTCTGGAGAGACATCAACTCAGCCAACAGACCCTCAAGACTCTGAAGGAATTCCCACTGTGCTCATGTCAGGCTCAGACTCTGGAGTCATGTCTTCACTGCCTATGCCAGTTTCTGGCCCTGGAGCGATTTCCACACCACTGCTGTCAATCCCAGATACTGGTGAAATAGCCACATTACCAAAGCCGGCCCCAGATGCCGAGGCAATGTCCCCACTGCTAATGACTGccctcacctccacagtgatgcCCACTCAACTGATGTCAGCATCTGCTTCTGGAGTGATGTCCCCAGATATAACACAAAATATCAACTCCGAGATCATGTCTGCTCCACCAATAGGAGTCCCAGCCACTGAATTGATGTCCACATTTCCCGTGAGAGCTTCTGATACAGGGGCAATGCCCATACAGCTAATGAGAGTCCCTGCCTCAGGAAATATGTCCACAtcacaaaagacagttccaggctCTGGATTAATGTCCACTCCACTGATGGCTGCCACAAGCCCTGGAGCAATGTTCACAGAACAAATGTCAACCACAGCCTCTGGTATGATGTCTACACATTTTACAATGGCCAAAACACCTGGAGCAATGCCCACAGGCTTTATGAAGGCCACAGCAAATGGAGCAGTTTCTGCACAGCGAATAAGAGGTTCAGCTTCTGGTGTGATGTCTACCCAGCCAGTTATAGCTACAGCCTCTGAAATAATGTCTGTGTCACAATCAACAGTTCCAACCTGTGGGTCAGTGTCCACACAGAAAATTCGAGCTCCTGTCGCTGGACCAATGTCCACATCACAAATAAGAACCACAGCCTCAGGACTGACATCTATACCACAAATGAGAGCCACAGCCTCTGGAGCAATGTCTACCCCACTAATGACAGCCAAAACTTCTGGATCAACGTCCACGCTGTTAATGAGAGATGCAGCTTCAGGAGTGATATCCACGCCACAGATGAGAGCTCCAGGCTCTGGAGCATTGTCTAAGCCACTAATGACATCCAAAGCTTCTGGAATGTTCATGCAGCAAATGACAACTGCAGCTTCTGGAGCAATGCCCACATCGCTAATGAAAGACACAGCTTCTGGAGTTCTGTCCATGCCACAGATGACAGATCCAGCCTCAGGAGGCATGTCCACACCACCAACAAGAGCCACAGCTTCTGGAGCAATGTCCATATCACAGATAACAACCACCACCTCTAGAGGCATGGACATGCCTCTAGCAAGAGTCTCAGGTCTTGGAGCAACATCCATATCACTAGGGAGAGCCACAGCCTCTGAGAAGATGCCTAGTCAGCCGATAAATATTCAAGACTCTGGAGAGGTGCCCACACCACTCATGAGACCCATTGCTTTGGGAGGGATGCAGATGAGATCTCAGGACTCTGGAACAATGTCTACACCCCTCATGAGAGCCTCAGACTCATCAGAGATGTCTACACTGCTCTCAAAAGCCTCGTCCTGTGGAGAGAGCCCTCTGCTACTAATGAGACCTCCAGCTTCTGGAGAGTTAGCTCCATCTCCAAGAGCCCCACTTTATGGGACAATATCTGCTCCACACATGACAGCTACAGCCTCAAGTATGATGTCCATGACACCTATGAAGGTTTCAGTCCCTGTATCAGAGTCCACACCACCCCCAAGATCCACAGATTCTGGAGTGATGTCTGTGCCACTGATGAGAACCCCAGCTTCTAGAGCAAAGTCCATACCTCAAATGATGGCCACGGCTTGTGGAGACATGTACCCACTCCCAGTTCGAGCTCCAGCCACTGCAGGGATATCTCCACTACCAGTCAGAGCACCAGCCCCTTCGACCATATCTACAACACTTAGGAGACCCTCTGTTGGAGCTGTGGCCACAGAGTTAGAGAGACCTCCAGGCCCTGGAATTATGTCCACTACACAATTGGCAGCTATGACATCTGGAGAGATGTCCAAGCCACTAATGAGGGCTTCAGCCTCTGGAACCATGTCCATGCCTTTGATGTCACCCATGACTTCTGGAGAGATGTCTGTGCCACTAATGAAAACCATGCCTTCTGGGAAAATGTCAACTCTACAAACCAAAGCTGTGAGCTCTAGAGCTACATCTTTGCCACAGCCAACAAGTACAGCTCCTGGGGGAATGGTTAACCCCCCACTGAGAACCCCAGCCTCTGGAGCAGTATCTACACCTCTTATGAGAGCCTCAGCTTCAGGAATGATGTCCATGCCACCACTGAGGGCCACAGCCTCAGGAGGGATAACAATGCCACAAATGACAGCTGTGACCTCTGGAGAGATGTCCACACCACTCATGAGGACCCCAGCACCTGGAACAATGTCCACACCACAAACAGCCTTTGGAATGACACCCACTCTGAATATCAAAGCCACAGACTCAGGAGAGGCATCGACCTCTCACTTCAGAGTCACAGCCCCTGGATCAAAGAGTACACCACACATGACTGGCACAAATCCTGAAATGAAGAAGCCACCACCAAAAGAAGTGCCATCCTTTGGTATGCTGACCCCAGCACTCTGTTACCTCTTAGAAGAACAAGAAGCAGCCCGGGGCTCATCCTCTGTGGAGGAAGATGCCGAGGAGATTGATGAGGAGAAGCAAATGAAGGGCTTCCTGAATGATTCTGAGAAAATGGCATTTCTGGTGTCTCTTCATCTGGGGGCAGCAGAGAGGTGGTCCATCTTGCAGATGGAGGTGGGAAACCCCCTCTCCAGTGAAGATAAATCTTTCTTGAGAAGATCACAGGGCTTATATGACTCGCTGTCTGAGATAGACATCCTAAGTGCTGTCCTTTGCCATCCCAAGCAGGGCCAGAAGTCAGTCAGGCAGTATGCCACTGACTTCCTACTGCTGGCCCGACATTTGTCTTGGTCTGATGCCATTCTACGGACAAGGTTTCTGGAAGGACTCTCGGAAGCTGTTACCACCAAAATGGGTCGTATCTTCCTGAAGGTGGCCGGCAGCCTAAAGGAGCTGATAGATAGGTCTCTGTACACTGAGTGCCAGCTGGCTGAAGAGAAGGATTCCTCAGGCAACTCAAGCCAAGTTGTGCCAACAGCTTGTAAGCGGAAcaatgaagaggccatggagaacGAACTGGGCTCTCAGCAGCAGACTGAGGAGGTAATCAGGGGGACATATTCTCATGGTTTCTGATTGGGAAAATGAGGAAGTAGTGATGACGGATTAACACCTATAGTCTTTCATGTTGAATTAAGGGGGAGCCAAGAGGGAGGCATTGAGTATCTAGACCGTAAAAGCCCAATGTAGAATTTTATCAGTGAGTATggatataaagttatttttgttatattagcCATCTTCAGAAACAATGCCTGACTCAGGTTACTGAAGGCTTCAGATTATAAGGAAACTCATTAGGCCCAATCCCAACTCTCTGTTTATTGCAAGTCGAGTTCTAAGGGAGAGACTTCTTTTATGGACTGAGTTCTACTTAGAGCCACATGTGTTGTGGACTCAAGTCACCAGAGGATTTCATTAGCTTAGCACTTCGCTACACCTTTTACACATCTGATAAATTAGCTAGTTCTTTGAGTTGCTGGTTTACTGAACTTACTTAGATAGAATGCCTTTGGTCATAGGAAGTGTGgtacttatttttgctttttctccctttctcacaGCACCAACATGTTCCCAAACGCTGTTACTACTTGAAAGAACATGGAGACCCCCAAGAGAGTCTTCATGACCACCTTCGACAGAGCGCACAGAAGGCCTCCATCAACAAGTAGTACTCAAATCTTACATGATTTCTGACTTGGCTGCTAACTTGAGGACTGGTCCCTGGACCCATTCCATTGAACTATATCATAAACCTTGTTGCCTTCAccttccagccttcccctccaggCGCATCCCCCACTTTATCTCCTTTTTGGTTGCCTTGACCTTCTCTTTCACCTACATGCCTGTGACCTGCCCTGACAATCAGTGTGGACTATAAGAGTGTATGATGTATGAGGTTCTGAACTcccatcagcatcagcatcatcaAGGCCAGTTCTAATTCTTGGTCCAGGGAGAAGTCTAGGCAGGAGAAATCATGTCCTACCTCAAAACACCTTAGAGTGTCTTGCCATGTGTCATCAGGCAAACTTGAGGAAACCCTTGTCCCATTCCATCTGGCAGGGGAGCCTATAAAGAGAGAGATACCCACTCCTATATCACCCTTTCAAACCAGTAGAGTCACCCTTATATGCCCCAACTCATAGTATCTAGATGGGTCTCAAGGGCCCTTGCCCTGTTTATAGTCTTGATCCTGAACCATTTGTTTTGACCCATAATATTAATAGTAGTGATAGTAATGGCTAACAATTGTTGGTAATGTGCCACGTGACAGGTACTGGGCTAAACCCTTGACAAGTACCATCTCACCACAGTGTTATAGTACCTAACTTGTTCTTGTGTTGTTAGCTTCTGATCTCTTGCTTATGGCCCTTGTCCTTCAGTGTGGAATCTCTAGCTATGACCTCTGGGTGATCCCCTCAGTTGTTAATTGCCCTTGCTCCCTTTGGCTGTTGTGCTTCATGGCCAGCACTCTTCTTAAGGGTCTTGGTGTCTAAATAGGTGTAGGTACTTAGAACATAATATGAACAGTGTTTGCCTTCAGATGGTGGGttataggtgttttgttttgttttttaaattttcttctttttactgttCTCTGTAATTTCCAGATTCACTACAGTAAGCATGAATTACATTTgtaatcataaaaataaaggcCATTTgtgaaaaatgaattaattatggACATTAGAATTTGATTTATTgggttatttaaattttttaacctttatttattttgtgtgtttgtgtatggaaGGGGGAAAGGGATGCACCATGAGTGTGCAGGGGCAAGAAGATACTTTTTGGGAGTCGAGTCTCTTCTTCCGCCATGAGATTCGGTATCAGACTCAGGCTTGGGGACACATTAGAAAGCTATCTTTCCAACTTTTGAGTTCTTTCAACATAAAGTATTGGCCATTATTTGGGAGCCAGTTAAGATCTTTTTTCATATTAGAATTTCACCCAAATTAAGGTAGGGGAGAAACAACAAGCAATAACACATTGAAATAAGGCAGATAAGATGACTTGAAGACAAGAAAcaggaaaatgagaaatttatTTGTTCAATAATAATCACAGTGGTTTAATattcaaagacattttaaaaacagaagaaatgataaaatttaaaacattttataagccCATGGTGGTGACAGTTTGGAGACATGATGGAAGAAGGGGTCAGAGGCAGTTGGGTCCCTGGTACAATAGTCCAGGAGGCTGGTTGGCCAAATCATCTAGTGTGGTGGAAGGAATGCCAAGGACACCAAGGACAGACCCCAAAGTCTCTCTGAGTCTGCTGCCCCATTACCCTAAACATTGGATCTAATtccaggaagagggaaatgattcTCAGGAAAAGCAAAGACTGTCAGACACTCTAGCAGCCCCACAGTACTGTACGTGAGAATCTGGCTCTAGGGGCTGCCTTAATTACGAGTGCTGTTgcctcagaggaaaaaaaaaaagcatggtaaGTTGGGCAATACAAATTCCAAGCTGGGAGACAATCAGCCTCAGGGGACCCAGCTTTCACCCTCTTTCCTTTGCCTGTTGGCTCACATCGGGCTCACTCTAGACCCAAGTAGAGTGTATATATTCATGTTCAGCCAGAGTTGCTTTTATCtctgaaaaataagcaaaatctACTGAAAAAAATGTCTGATATATAAGTCACAATGCATACCTGTAAAATGTGTACAGGAAGGAAAATGTCTTCAAAACGAAACTCATTTTCTTATGGCCATGAAAATGGACAACAATGGCAGCTCTTCAGTTCCCTCCTCCAGCCACTcatcttccttttgctttttttcttctcactAGAGATAAATGGAGCTGATGAAGGCCAATCACAATCTTTCAGAGCCCAGTCCCTTGTCCATCCACCCTGGCAGCTATATTTAGAAATGTTTCAAGAGCCACTCAGCAGCTTCATGGAGCTAGGCCATCCTATACCCAAGTACTTGGGGCCATTTTGTCAGTTGAAATAAATGGTGGTTCATGTTTTTCTATTACACACTGACCCATGGATAAAGGTTAGGTCCTATAAGCAAGGAGAACTTAGATATCACCTCACTTGTGTGCTGTAGAACCTCTGTCCCTTGAGAATTTTCTGAAGTTCTTTGGGGGAAAGATCCCAGTAGAACTACATTGCTTGTTGTTCTTTGACTGGTACACTGCCTCACAGAAATCAGCTGGCTACATGACCATGTAGGGCCACCACTTGACCCCATTCTAGCTGCAGAAAGGAACACAGAGGCCTATTGTAACTGGGGATTTGAATTCTGGGACACAACAATGAGAGGTTTAAATAGTGCTGGCCTCCAGTTACAATTTGGATCTGAAATGACCCTTAAATATAGGCTCCTATGCTGAAAACTTGGTCAGCAGCTGGTAGCACTATTTTGGGAGGCACTGGAAACTTTAGAGGTGGAGTTTTTGGAGGCAGTAGGTCAGGAGAAACTCTATTTCACTTTGGTCCTTTTTGGTCTGTCTCCTTCTGCTTCTTGGGTACCATGAGTTGAACAAATTTGCCTCGATGTTTCATGTCACTATTATCTAGAAACAACTGGTTCAGTGACCTAAAGACTGAAACCTTagaaattgtgagccaaaataaatctttcttcattCTGAGTTGTTTATGTCAGAATGTTTTTGTTATAACAATGAAAAGTCTAACATACCTTCTTTGAACAGCTTGGCTTTATGCATTTATGAGAAAAACATCAACTTTGAGAATCAGGTGACCATACTGATCTTATTTTACAGGCTAGGAACCTTAGGCACAGAAAAGTTAATTAGTTGGCCTCTCTTAGttacttcctattgctgtgaagagaaaccatggccatagcaactcttataaaagaaagcatttaattggggcttgcctatagtttcaaaggtttagtctattatcagaatggcaggaagcatggcagcacacaggcagacattgtGTTGGTGAAGTAGCTGAGCCACAGgcatcaggcagagagagacactgggactggctaggtttttgaaacctcaaagtccacccccagtgacaaactttctccaaaaaggccataccaTGTAactcttctaatcctttcaaagagttccacttCCTAGTGTTTAACCatttaaatacatgagcctatgggggccattctcattcttACCACCACAAGGCCCAAAGATACTGAACAATGAAAACAGCAGGGCTGGGTTTGAACATGTGAAATCTGTCCCCAGATCCTTATACAATGGCACTACTATGCATAAAGCTTTGTTATTTTTAGCCTTAATGGTCCCTCTGAGGGCTCAATGAACAAATTTGCTGCTGAACACCAGCCAATATTTGAAGCTTATAACAATGGAAGTCTGGAAAGTGTAATTCTGCTCACCCCTTTCCATCAGCATAGATGTAGATATGGATTGCTCTTTCCATATAGGGAAAGGCGCAATATTCAAGGGAACAGAATCAATCACTATGGAATGTCATTAACCCTAGGAGTTTGTGTGTACAGTCTAGTGTAGTCTCAGAGTGAGCAGTCTCAGGTCTGAGCTATGAACTATTAAGGAAGCTAAGATATGCCCCAAGGCCTCTTCTCATTGACCAGAAGAAAGTCTTGGGCCCAGGACTCTGTAGGTGGAAGAGATTCTGATGGTTATGCCAAGGGCAGACTCTTCTTTGTCAGCACTTACTTTCCTGGAATTTTCACTTTTCTCTCATGAAAGGGgcaaataaggaaagaaagttaTTAATGATTTAGAAACCCCATATCCGTGCCTTCCAATATCATTCTTCACCTATGGAAGGTTATTCTGGTTGTAACGTTGGAGGAGAATATATGCACTGAAAAATCCCCAGATTCCATTTCAGCAAGTAGATAGAGATGGTTTGTAGtctagagtatttttttttctgacaaaaattaaaagtaatgttGAACAAAGTTGGGAAACAACCACATTGGAGCctgagttaagaaaaaaaaatccggggctggagagatggctcagtggttaagagcactgactgctcttccagaggacccgggttcaattcctagcactcacatggcagctcaccactgtctgtaactccaattgcAGGGGACCATGTGGGCAGAACaccaataagataaaaataaattttaaaaacaaaaaggaaatctgTAGGGACAGCCGACAAAAGCAGGACTGAAAAGCCAGTGTGATACAGTGAGGAGGGAGTTTGACTGAATTATTTACACAGTGGCCGGGAGCAAAACTGCAACTGTTTCTACACACATGGCTCTCCTAGCCATCAAGGGTCAGAACGAAAAAAACGTTTTCtcctgaaagaaaaatgtggacTAGGCTGGGCAGAGGAGGTAAAGTGCTTACTGTctaagtctggtgacctgagtttaattcctggaaACCGTGGTGTAAATAGAGAATTGAGTCCTGGAAATTGACCCCTGACCTTCACATATGCACCAtgatgctcatacacacacacacacacacacacacacacacacacacacacacacacacacgcacaccaaataaaataaaaattcgaTAACATGGACTGCTGTGCACATTAGTGTAGTCTTGAAGCACAGGCATGCTGATCTTCTCCGGATATTTCAGTTTTAGTACCTTGCCACCAAGATGCGTGACACAGACATTTTCTAACAAACACTTGAACTCTTCACTGTCCATATCAAAGGTGCTGTGATCACGGTTAGGCTGGACCTGGAGGAGCTGGTAagggttaagaaaaaaaagtcccagTTTGTGACAACTTTTGTGaaaattttcattgtttcttcacTGACATGCAAGTTCATACAGAATGGACAGACTAACTCTCCCATAGTTTACTATGATACACTTTTTCAACAATAGCTTCATTGAGATATAATGAACATACTACACATTTGGTGTGTGATTCCTCATTTGCTATTCCCTTCAGTCTCCAGAAAGAATTCATCTATTTTCTGTCTCTATATGTTTACCTATTTTGGACATTGCATTCTAGTGGAATCCTATTGGATCTTTTGTGATTGGTTTCTTCCCTTGAATGTAATGTTTTCAGGGTTCATCTACATTGCGGTGGGTATcaatattttattccttttcaaagtggaataatatttcattgtatgcatATACTGTATATTTTGTAATGAATCCATCAGTTAATATGTGCATCTCACATTTCAATCTAGCCTCAAATGTGCTGCTGTCCTTTCAGAATCATGAGAAGAGGGTAAGAAAGGCAGATTCTCTCTACTGGCTCAGACTGACCACAACTTACAGTTCTTAGTCATGTTCAGTCATAGTTGCTTACAGATAAAGGTGCATTCAACCTTGCATGGTGGGGGTTGCTGCACATCCATAAACCCTCTTCCACATTGGAATTTCCTGGGATTTATGGTCACTCTTTTgtattcttcttcctctcattaaaatttaaaataagtgaaacaattgattTATTGCTGTGGTAATAATTCTTTGACTATTTCCTTTTCTGACATCACCCAGATTTTCCATATCCTGATCACAGAAAGTTAACCAGAGAGAGACCATGGGGGCAGGGGACACAGAATAGATGGGATGAGAATGAAACAAGATGGGAATCTGAGTTCCAATCTTTGGTATGCCGGTGATAAACTGTGACATTGAGGAAGTTACTTGGTCATTCTGAGCCTCAGTTAACTTACATTTACCACTGTTAGATTCTCACTGGAGATTCAATCTACACGACACATCCTTTTCTGTTGGAACATGCTCTGGGTGTCTGGAGGGGTCCAAGTGACTTGGGGAGAGGACTGCTGGGGCCCAGACCCAGTATGAGCCATTGCTAGAGGGCAGCATTGTATCAGCCATTATTCTAATAAAGCTGCCTGGGGTGCGGTCAGCTCAGGATGTTGTCAGCTCAGGATGCTTTAATTGAAAACTgtagtttctttctcttccacaaATGGCATTCTTGCAAAGGGAAAGTAATTTCTGAAGAACTGAAGAGCAACTAGGAAGAGAAAAGGTTTTTGGTTCTCTGCAAATTTCATTGTCCGTTAACAAATtgagaaggaaaaagggaaaatgctACATTTTGATTTTGAATCAAACCTCTTTGCTTCTGGTCTCCTTTGGATACAGTTGCACAACTACCTTTCCTCTTCGAAAATCCTATCAGCATCACCAGGGAAATACCCAGAAATTTGATTCCAGTCCACAGACAGAAAATCAGGACATTTCTTATCTCCAGGCTCTCTTTTCAATGACTTATTTTATGACAACTGAAAAGCAAACATTGAAGAAATGGGTCTATTATAAAGAATAATTCAGAAGGTCCTTGTTAAGTCTTTCGATTGATTGTCACATTTCAGAGTGACTGAAATTCTATATGTCATTTGTGGCATTCTAAGCCACCTTGGTGTGGggactatatatatatgaagtctATTCAACTCATGTAGCTCTGGTTTGATGTTCTTCAACTATTGAAGGTTCTTCAGTCCCACTGAAGACACTCTTCTCCAAGCTTGACTATGCACATAGGCTATTACCAAGCAAGGCAAGGCTGCCTCACATGGGATATGTTCATAAAGATAGGTCTCAGTGTTCATCAAAGAAAAGAATGGCAACTATTATAAAAGCGCATTGCAACTATTGGGAAATGGTGACACATACTGCCATTTACATACACACTTCAATTACCGGTAGTGGTTACTTAGAGTATTATTGAAAATGATTCTAGAGTCACAGATAGGTTCTGTTGGAAAGATCCAGCAGTTTTCAGGCTCAGGATGGCTTGATTCATGATTTCTCAACTTCCCAA includes:
- the Rtl9 gene encoding retrotransposon Gag-like protein 9 codes for the protein MADMSIPLHSLRFNNMMREESGDPQNGGATFSRPIAETRAEVQLLHSQLQLPIASASASDPGGTSTQLMTSPAFDSLSTTPVMGAPHSGTLSPQLMSASDSGTLSPLLMTASDSGTLSPLLMPVSDSGALSPLLMPASDSGTLSPLLSTSDYGLMSPGMLSIPDFGTMSAALMAAPDSAEISPLTMPVPSSGMISAPVMSTSSSEASLMLGSDPGEISPLLIPDMNPGVASTPPMTAPGSEAMSPLQITDEDTEAMSKVLMTALASGDISSLLMSGTDSEVISSLIMSALASGETSTQPTDPQDSEGIPTVLMSGSDSGVMSSLPMPVSGPGAISTPLLSIPDTGEIATLPKPAPDAEAMSPLLMTALTSTVMPTQLMSASASGVMSPDITQNINSEIMSAPPIGVPATELMSTFPVRASDTGAMPIQLMRVPASGNMSTSQKTVPGSGLMSTPLMAATSPGAMFTEQMSTTASGMMSTHFTMAKTPGAMPTGFMKATANGAVSAQRIRGSASGVMSTQPVIATASEIMSVSQSTVPTCGSVSTQKIRAPVAGPMSTSQIRTTASGLTSIPQMRATASGAMSTPLMTAKTSGSTSTLLMRDAASGVISTPQMRAPGSGALSKPLMTSKASGMFMQQMTTAASGAMPTSLMKDTASGVLSMPQMTDPASGGMSTPPTRATASGAMSISQITTTTSRGMDMPLARVSGLGATSISLGRATASEKMPSQPINIQDSGEVPTPLMRPIALGGMQMRSQDSGTMSTPLMRASDSSEMSTLLSKASSCGESPLLLMRPPASGELAPSPRAPLYGTISAPHMTATASSMMSMTPMKVSVPVSESTPPPRSTDSGVMSVPLMRTPASRAKSIPQMMATACGDMYPLPVRAPATAGISPLPVRAPAPSTISTTLRRPSVGAVATELERPPGPGIMSTTQLAAMTSGEMSKPLMRASASGTMSMPLMSPMTSGEMSVPLMKTMPSGKMSTLQTKAVSSRATSLPQPTSTAPGGMVNPPLRTPASGAVSTPLMRASASGMMSMPPLRATASGGITMPQMTAVTSGEMSTPLMRTPAPGTMSTPQTAFGMTPTLNIKATDSGEASTSHFRVTAPGSKSTPHMTGTNPEMKKPPPKEVPSFGMLTPALCYLLEEQEAARGSSSVEEDAEEIDEEKQMKGFLNDSEKMAFLVSLHLGAAERWSILQMEVGNPLSSEDKSFLRRSQGLYDSLSEIDILSAVLCHPKQGQKSVRQYATDFLLLARHLSWSDAILRTRFLEGLSEAVTTKMGRIFLKVAGSLKELIDRSLYTECQLAEEKDSSGNSSQVVPTACKRNNEEAMENELGSQQQTEEHQHVPKRCYYLKEHGDPQESLHDHLRQSAQKASINK